GCCGGCTCCTGCCGCACGCCACGACCCAGTATCTGCTCCTGCCCAACGCCATCCTGGTGCACCAGATCGACCACTTCGAGCTGTGGCGCCTGCAGCCTCTGGCGGTGGACCGCACGCGGGTCTCGACCAGCGTCATCGCGCCGCGGGAGCCGGCATCGGAGCGCGAGCGCAGCTACTGGCGGAAGAACCTCGACGCGCTGCTCGCGGTCACCAACGCCGAGGACTTCCCGATGATGGCGCGCATCCAGGCCAACCTGGCCAGCGGCGCGCTGCCGGAAGTGATCTACGGGCGCATGGAGCCGGCGCTCGTGCACTTCCACGAGTCGCTGAGCAAAGCACTGGCCGACTAGTCACGGGCCGCCATACTCAAGCCCGTGGCGAAACGGCTTCGGGCGGCAGTCTGCGCGGCGGCGGCCGGTGTGTGGCTCGGCTGCAGTCACACGGTCGGGTTCCATCCCCTCACTCAGGCCCCGCCGGAGCTCGAAGCTTCGAAGACGGCCGCGAGCGTCCGGCTCTACATGTCCCCCGAGCTGCAGGCCGCCAGCAATACCTTCCGCGCGGTGCTCAACAGCTGGACCATCGTCTACGGCGAGCGCACCCACGAGTTTGCAGTGACCTACCTCGAGGCCGCATTCACCGACTTCCAGGAAGTGATGTCTCCCGAGAAGCCCGATGCGCCCGCGGTGCTGGTGAAGATCCAGAGCGTCGAGTACCTGATGGAGGACCAGGCGGCTCACATCAAGGTCGTGGTGGAAGCCAGCGACGGAGCGGGGACCTCACTCCTCACCAAGGAGTACCGCGCCGACGGTTGGTCCGGGATCGGCGCCTCGATGGGCGGCGGACCCTTCGCGCAGAAGGGCATCACGCGCTCATCGACTGACCAGGCGCTGAAGGAGATCTTCCTGAACGTGGTCCGCGACCTGCGCCGCGCGCTGCCCGCCTGACTCCTTGCATACGGACCCGTATTCCGGCAATCTGCCCGGGTGACCACCACAGCCATCGAGGTCCGGCGGCCGGCGCTCGAGCTCGGCCCCGACGTGCCGCGCTACTGGTACGGCGGCGACCCGTTCGCGACTCACTACCTCGACGCGCTGTCTTCGGTCTTTCCCGACGGCGAGGCGTTCTTCGTGCGCTCGGTGCTGCGTTTCCGCGACCGGGTCGACGATCTCGAGCTGCAGCGCGCGATCCGGGGCTTCGCGGGCCAGGAAGGCCAGCACAGTCACCAGCACGACCGCCACCTGGCGCTGCTCGACGCGCACGGCTACGCGGCGATCGCGCGCATGAACCGCGCAGGTGACACGGTCATGCGCCTGCTCAACCGCCGCGTCCCGCGCTTCGCGCTCGCGGCCACGGCAGCGCTAGAGCACCTGACCGCGCTCCTGGCGCGCCGGATCCTCGAGCACGACTCCCGCTTCACGGCGCCGATGGACCCGCGCATGGCCGCGCTGTGGCGCTGGCACGCGCTCGAAGAGGCCGAGCACAAGACGGTCGCCTTCGACGTGCTGCAGCGCGTGGCGCCGAGCTACCTCCTGCGCGCGTTCGCGCTGCTCTTCACGAGCGTCGGCCTGTTCAGCGAGATGCTCGTGCGCACCGCGTACATGCTGGCCAAGGACCGCGAGCTCCGGCGCTTTCCGGGCGGCCTCCGCTTCCTGTTCGGGCGCGCGGGTCTCTTGCGCGGCGCCGGACGCGAGTACCGCGCGTGGTTCCGGCGCGGCTTCCACCCGAGCCAGATCGACGACGCGGAGCTGATCGAGACCTGGCGCGCCCGCGTCGCCTGAGCGGGTAGACTCCGCGGATGGGAACCTTCCCGTTCGCGCCCGACCTGTTCGCGGGACAGACTGCGCTGGTCACCGGCGGCGGCAGCGGGCTCGGCCGGGCGATCGCCGAGTGCCTGGCGCGGGCCGGCGCCGACCTGTTGCTCGCGGCGCGCAAGGTCGACCGGCTCGAGCTCGCCGCCAAGGAGCTGCGCACGGCCACGGGCCGCCGGGTCGAGACCGCGTTCGTGAACATTCGCGAGCGCGAGGCGGTCGAGGCGCTCGCGGCGCGCGCGCGCGAGCTCTTCCCGCGGGTCGACGTGCTCGTCAACAACGCCGGCGGCCAGTTCCCCCAGGCAGCGCGTGACTTCAGCCCGAAGGGCTGGAACGCGGTGATCGACACCAACCTGAACGGCACCTGGAACATGACTCAGGTGTTCGGGAAGCAGATGCTCGACCAGGGCAGCGGAGTGATCACGAACATCATCGCCGTGGTGGGCCGAGGCTTTCCGGGCCTCGCGCACACCGCCGCCGCCCGCGCGGGCGTGCTCGAGCTCACGCGCACGCTGGCCTACGAGTGGGGCCCCACGGTGAGACTCAACTGCGTCGCCCCCGGTGCGGTCGAGACCGAGGGCTTCAAGGGCGCGTACGATCCCGACATCGGTCAGCTCTTCGGCGGCATTCCGCTCGCGCGCTACGGCACGCGTGAAGAGGTGGCGCACGCAGTCACCTTCCTGTCCTCGCCCGCGGCGAGCTACGTGACCGGCGAGGTGTTGTTCGTGGCCGGCGGCCAGCAGGGCTACGGACGCAACCAGGCCATCTTCGACCACCAGCTGGGCCGAAAGTGACTCGCGCTCAATCGCTGCGGTAGAGCCTGCGTTTGCGCCGGAGGGCGTTTGCGCTGTGCATCGGGCGTGCCGCGGTCGCGATGATCGCGCAGCGCGTCCCGCGGCAAGTGGCATTGCAGACCGCGGTGGCGCGCTGCGAATTGCAGGGGACCCTGAGCTGCCGCCTCAGGATGATGGCCCGCCAAGGTGGCACGCTTGATGCTCCGGGACCTGGCAACCCTCGCGAGAAGCGATGGGCAAGGAGATGCTTCGTGCACAAGATCGAAGTGGTGGTACTTCCTGACTCACTCAGTGGCGTGAGCCACACGCTCGGCATGGCCAAGCTAGGTCCGTTCCAGGTGAGCGACGTCACGATCTTCGACCCGGCGGCGCCGCTGGGAACGTATCGCGGGGCGAGGCACGCGATCGGTCACGAGCGCGTGAAGCTCGAGCTGGTCGTGCCCGACCACGACGTGGACTCCGCCATCGACGCGATCCAACAGGGTCTCGACGGGTTCGGAAGAGACAGCGAGATCCTCGTGCTCGCGGTCGAGAAGGCGGTGCGAGTGAGTCAGCTCACAGGCATGCGCGGGCGCGTGACTCGCTGAGCGCACTCGGTCGTCAGTCGACCGAGAGCGCCAGGATCTTCGATAGCTCGCACAGCGGCCGCCCGCTCTCTTCGCGCCAGGCGTTGAACGCCTCCTGCACGCGCTGCAGCGCGGCGCGCGAGCTCGGGCTCTTCGCCTCCACCACGCCCTCGAGCCGCAGCGCCTTCAGCACTGAATCGGTGAACATGGGCGTGTCCTTGCCCAGATGGCGCAGCGCGAACTGGCCCGTGAAGCCGCCGAGCCGGCTGCCCCGCGTGCGCATCACCTCCCACAGACCCACGATGTCGTTCTCCGGCCAGTCGGCGAAGAAGCGCGCCGCCGAGCCGTGCTCCGCCGCGAGCTCGCGCAGGAACTGCGCGTTCGCGCGCGTGGCGCGGATCTTCTGCGGGTTGCGCACGATGCGCTCGTCGGCCGCGAGCTTCGCGAGCCGCGCCTCGCTGTAGCGCGCGACCTTCTCGACCTCGAACTCGTCGAACGCGGCCTCGAAGCCGGGCCACTTCGCCTCGATCACGCGCCACACGAAGCCAGCCTGGAACACGCCGCGCGTCAGCTCCGCGAGCCAGCGTGAGTCGGGAACGCGCAGCAGCGCCGCGCGTGACTTCGGATGGGGCAGCTCCGCCTCGAGCGCCGCCGCCCCGCCCATGCGCTTCTGGGCGCGCGCCTCGATGTCCTTCCACGGCTGCATCGCGCCATCGTACAGGGGATTAGAAGCGCCAGTCGATCCCGACCGTGCTGCGCAGCGAGCTCTGTCCGCCGGTGACTCCGGCGCCCAGCCCGAGCCGCAGCTTGGTGCCCTTCGTGACTTCCTGGCAGATGCCGATCTGCGCCTGGTCGTCGCGCGGCAGGAGCGAGCGGCCCGAGGGGCGTAGGGTGACCAGGTCGATGCTCGCGGTCGTCGACTTCAGGATCTGCAAGTGCGTGCCCACCGCCGTGCGGTAGGAGCGCGCAAGCCCGCGCCCTTCGGTCCGCAGTTCGGTCTCGACGTGAAAGTCGCGCACGGGGCCCCACAGCAGCTTCTTCGCGGCCGTGGCCTTCACGCCGGGCCGCGCGCCGTGCGAGCCGGGCGCAGTCGGCAGGGCTAGCTCCGCCGTCACGGCGAGCCTCGGCAAGAGGTTGCTCTCGTGTAGCAGCGCGTATCCCGCCGCGACCTGAGTGTCTCCTAACATTGCGCTGGAGCCGACGCTGACTGGAACCCGCACGGTGAGCCGCCCGTCGAGGGGAAGGTTCGCCCCCAGGCTGCCTTCGCCGGCGAGCGCGCTCGCGCCGCTGCCTGCCGACGCGTAGTGGATGCGCACGTCCATGGCGCTGCCGGGCAAGGCGAATGTGGCGCCGAGGTTGCCGTTGGCGGGATCGGCGCCGGCGACCGACGCCGCGAGCCACAGCCCAGCAACCACCCCGAGCTCTCGCACCCGCTCTCCTGCACACGACTTGCGCATTGCTCGCGCTAGCCGGCTTCGCCCCTCTCTCTCGCGTTCGGCCTCCTGACCGTTCGACTTGAGTCAGTCGCCGGTGCATTCGCCTGGACGCGATTGAAATGCGCGCTCCGGGGTGCTCGAATCTCGGCATGGTGAGCCGGATCACTCCCTGCGACGCGACGCTCGGCGCGGTGGTCGACGGTGTGCGCCTGGCTGCGCTCGAGTCCGAAGATTGGAAGGCGATCGAGAACGCGTTCCACGCACACGCCGTGCTGATCTTCCCGGGCCAGCACCTCTCCGCCGACGAGCAGGTCGACTTCGCGCGGCACTTCGGCGAGATCGAGCACATCGTGCCCGGCGTCGACACCGTCCCCATCTCGAACCGCCGCAAGGACGGCAGCCTCTACGCCGACGACGAAGGACCGATGCAGATCCTGCGCGGCAACGAGGGCTGGCACACCGACAGCTCCTACATGCCGCTGGCCGCGAAGGCGTCGGTGTTGTCCGCCGAGGTCGTGCCCTCGCGCGGCGGCGAGACCGAGTGGGCCGACATGCGCGCCGCCTGGGAGGCGCTCTCCATCGAGCTGCGCGAGCGGGTGAGTCGCCTCTCGGCATTCCACTCGTTGCGCTACTCGCAAGCGCGCGCGGGTCACACGAGCCCGGGCGACTTCGGCTACGGCTTCTCGGTCTCGGATCCGCCGCTGCGGCGGCTGGTGAAGATCCACCCCGTGACCGGCCGGCCC
Above is a genomic segment from Myxococcota bacterium containing:
- a CDS encoding P-II family nitrogen regulator, whose protein sequence is MHKIEVVVLPDSLSGVSHTLGMAKLGPFQVSDVTIFDPAAPLGTYRGARHAIGHERVKLELVVPDHDVDSAIDAIQQGLDGFGRDSEILVLAVEKAVRVSQLTGMRGRVTR
- a CDS encoding SDR family oxidoreductase, whose protein sequence is MGTFPFAPDLFAGQTALVTGGGSGLGRAIAECLARAGADLLLAARKVDRLELAAKELRTATGRRVETAFVNIREREAVEALAARARELFPRVDVLVNNAGGQFPQAARDFSPKGWNAVIDTNLNGTWNMTQVFGKQMLDQGSGVITNIIAVVGRGFPGLAHTAAARAGVLELTRTLAYEWGPTVRLNCVAPGAVETEGFKGAYDPDIGQLFGGIPLARYGTREEVAHAVTFLSSPAASYVTGEVLFVAGGQQGYGRNQAIFDHQLGRK
- a CDS encoding metal-dependent hydrolase, encoding MTTTAIEVRRPALELGPDVPRYWYGGDPFATHYLDALSSVFPDGEAFFVRSVLRFRDRVDDLELQRAIRGFAGQEGQHSHQHDRHLALLDAHGYAAIARMNRAGDTVMRLLNRRVPRFALAATAALEHLTALLARRILEHDSRFTAPMDPRMAALWRWHALEEAEHKTVAFDVLQRVAPSYLLRAFALLFTSVGLFSEMLVRTAYMLAKDRELRRFPGGLRFLFGRAGLLRGAGREYRAWFRRGFHPSQIDDAELIETWRARVA
- a CDS encoding DNA-3-methyladenine glycosylase I encodes the protein MQPWKDIEARAQKRMGGAAALEAELPHPKSRAALLRVPDSRWLAELTRGVFQAGFVWRVIEAKWPGFEAAFDEFEVEKVARYSEARLAKLAADERIVRNPQKIRATRANAQFLRELAAEHGSAARFFADWPENDIVGLWEVMRTRGSRLGGFTGQFALRHLGKDTPMFTDSVLKALRLEGVVEAKSPSSRAALQRVQEAFNAWREESGRPLCELSKILALSVD
- a CDS encoding TauD/TfdA family dioxygenase, with the protein product MVSRITPCDATLGAVVDGVRLAALESEDWKAIENAFHAHAVLIFPGQHLSADEQVDFARHFGEIEHIVPGVDTVPISNRRKDGSLYADDEGPMQILRGNEGWHTDSSYMPLAAKASVLSAEVVPSRGGETEWADMRAAWEALSIELRERVSRLSAFHSLRYSQARAGHTSPGDFGYGFSVSDPPLRRLVKIHPVTGRPSLFIGRHAYGIPGLPPEESERLLDSLVEAACRPPRTLSHSWSPGDVVIWDNRCVLHRARPWDHGEARVMHHTRIAGDPATEAA